A single region of the Triticum dicoccoides isolate Atlit2015 ecotype Zavitan chromosome 2B, WEW_v2.0, whole genome shotgun sequence genome encodes:
- the LOC119366398 gene encoding ETO1-like protein 1, whose protein sequence is MRKLFFSELTSCKETKLQSATHSWLPMDKGKLSKFTGHSSSSSSIESLMKMPEPPVLPHFKPADYVDILAQIHEELEYCPPDEKSCLYLLQFQVFRGLGEAKLSRRSLQAAWEKASTIHEKLIFGAWLKYEKRGEEPISDLLGSCGKCSQEFKLLDFVSQISAESHGISYDDESDEFQGSPVVHFRIRDDMIACDRRKLAALSTPLYAMLNGGFKESHLEVIDMSRNGISPIGMRAISKFSLSGRLPYLSAESILEMLDFANKFCCKGLKDACEQKLASFVSSRQDAIDYMECAIELGCSILAASCLQVLLNELPECLNDEQVVRIFSSANKQQRSTMAGNASFSLYCLLGEVSMSISATSDVTVSFLEKLVDSASDSRQKQLSLHQLACVRLLRKDHAEAERLFNAAFTAGHVYSVVGLARLASLRSNKHYSLNLLDSVMSSRWPLGWMYQERALYLDGDSKLENLNKATELDPTLTYPYMFRAASLMKRQSVEAALMEINRILGFKLVLECLELRFCCYLALEDYRAALCDVQAILTLAPDYRMIGGRVAAKQLRTLVMENVEQWTTADCWMQLYDRWSSVDDIGSLSVIYQMLESDAAKGVLYFRQSLLLLRLNCPEAAMRSLQLAREHAASQHERLVYEGWILYDTGHCEEGLQKAEASIAIQRSFEAFFLKAYALADSSLEPSTSATVVSLLEDALRCPSDRLRKGQALNNLGSVYVDCGNLDLAAECYINALKIGHTRAHQGLARVHFLRNNRTGAFEEMTKLIEKARSNASAYEKRSEYCDRDLTKADLQMVTKLDPLRVYPYRYRAAVLMDNHKEKDAISELTKAIAFKADLNLLHLRAAFHEHVGDISGALRDCRAALSVDPNHQEMLELHHRVNSQEP, encoded by the exons ATGAGGAagctcttcttctccgagttgacctcCTGCAAGGAGACCAAGCTGCAGTCGGCCACCCACTCATGGCTGCCCATGGACAAAGGCAAGCTCTCCAAGTTCACCGGCCactccagctcctcctcctccat AGAATCTCTGATGAAAATGCCGGAGCCGCCGGTCCTCCCGCACTTCAAGCCCGCTGACTACGTCGACATACTGGCCCAGATTCACGAGGAGCTGGAGTACTGCCCTCCTGACGAGAAGTCGTGCCTGTACCTGCTCCAGTTCCAGGTCTTCCGCGGGCTTGGCGAGGCCAAGCTGTCGCGAAGGAGCCTCCAGGCTGCCTGGGAGAAGGCGAGCACGATACACGAGAAGCTCATATTCGGGGCATGGCTCAAGTACGAGAAGAGAGGGGAGGAGCCGATATCCGACCTTCTTGGCTCGTGCGGCAAGTGCTCTCAAGAGTTCAAGCTGCTGGATTTCGTCTCGCAGATCTCCGCCGAGTCGCACGGGATAAGCTATGACGACGAATCTGATGAGTTCCAGGGCTCCCCGGTGGTTCATTTCCGGATAAGGGATGACATGATTGCCTGCGATAGGCGGAAGCTTGCGGCCTTGTCAACTCCACTGTATGCGATGCTTAACGGTGGGTTTAAGGAGTCACATCTTGAGGTCATTGACATGTCTCGGAATGGCATCTCCCCTATTGGCATGCGGGCCATCAGTAAATTCAGCCTGTCAGGAAGACTACCGTATTTGTCAGCAGAATCTATCTTGGAGATGCTTGATTTTGCTAACAAGTTCTGCTGTAAGGGCCTCAAGGATGCCTGCGAGCAAAAGCTTGCTTCTTTTGTTTCTTCCAGGCAGGATGCCATAGATTACATGGAGTGTGCTATTGAGCTGGGCTGTTCCATCCTTGCCGCGTCATGCTTGCAGGTGCTCCTgaatgagcttccagaatgcttgaATGATGAGCAAGTGGTTCGGATATTCTCCTCTGCGAATAAGCAGCAGAGATCCACTATGGCTGGCAATGCATCTTTCTCCCTATATTGCCTTCTTGGTGAAGTCTCCATGAGCATCAGTGCAACGTCAGATGTCACCGTAAGCTTCTTGGAGAAGCTGGTTGACTCGGCATCGGATTCTAGACAGAAGCAGTTGTCCTTGCATCAGCTGGCTTGCGTGAGGCTGCTAAGGAAAGATCATGCTGAAGCGGAGCGCCTGTTCAATGCCGCCTTTACCGCTGGTCATGTCTACTCGGTAGTGGGGTTGGCTAGATTGGCCTCTCTGAGGAGCAATAAGCATTATTCTCTCAACTTGCTTGACTCTGTGATGTCATCTCGCTGGCCTCTTGGGTGGATGTATCAAGAGAGAGCCCTATATCTGGACGGTGATAGCAAGCTGGAGAATCTCAATAAGGCTACTGAACTGGATCCTACCCTTACATACCCCTATATGTTTCGAGCTGCATCTTTGATGAAAAGGCAAAGTGTTGAAGCTGCCCTGATGGAGATTAACCGGATCCTGGGGTTCAAGCTGGTCCTGGAATGCTTAGAGCTAAGGTTCTGTTGCTACCTTGCTCTAGAGGACTACAGAGCTGCCTTATGCGATGTACAGGCAATCCTCACGCTTGCTCCAGATTATCGTATGATTGGTGGTCGGGTGGCTGCGAAGCAGCTGCGTACACTTGTGATGGAGAATGTAGAGCAATGGACGACTGCTGATTGCTGGATGCAGCTTTATGATCGGTGGTCCTCTGTGGATGATATTGGATCCCTCTCGGTCATATATCAAATGCTGGAGTCAGATGCTGCTAAGGGAGTACTCTACTTCAGACAATCTTTGCTACTTCTCAG ATTAAATTGTCCTGAGGCTGCAATGCGCAGCTTGCAGCTTGCTCGCGAGCATGCGGCAAGCCAGCATGAACGACTTGTTTATGAAGGATGGATACTGTATGATACTGGCCACTGCGAGGAAGGATTGCAGAAAGCGGAAGCATCCATTGCCATACAGAGATCATTTGAGGCATTCTTTCTAAAAGCTTATGCTTTAGCTGATTCGAGTCTTGAGCCGTCAACCTCAGCAACAGTCGTATCGCTTCTTGAAGATGCATTACGGTGTCCCTCAGATAGACTTAGGAAGGGCCAG GCTTTGAATAACCTTGGGAGTGTTTATGTGGATTGCGGGAATCTAGACTTGGCAGCTGAATGCTACATTAACGCTTTAAAGATTGGCCACACGAGAGCTCATCAAGGCCTCGCCAGGGTTCATTTCCTTAGGAATAACAGGACCGGTGCATTCGAGGAAATGACCAAGCTGATAGAGAAGGCCAGGAGCAATGCATCAGCATACGAGAAGAGGTCTGAGTATTGTGACCGGGATCTAACAAAAGCTGATCTGCAGATGGTCACCAAACTTGACCCCCTCCGGGTCTACCCCTACAGATACCGTGCTGCTG TTCTGATGGACAACCACAAGGAGAAAGATGCCATCTCAGAGCTGACCAAGGCAATCGCCTTTAAGGCGGACCTGAACCTGCTCCACCTGCGTGCGGCCTTCCATGAGCACGTGGGCGACATCTCAGGCGCCCTCCGGGACTGCCGTGCAGCACTTTCCGTGGACCCCAACCACCAGGAGATGCTCGAGCTTCATCACCGGGTGAACAGCCAAGAACCCTGA
- the LOC119366399 gene encoding dof zinc finger protein 4-like has translation MAPASASLLPAAGAKRPFAADSAHDAAEQEQSLAQVQESAVSKKNGQSEQPKLECPRCSSTDTKFCYYNNYSTAQPRHYCRTCRRYWLLNYWSLARKNSGELRNVIFIMNLH, from the exons ATGGCTCCAGCCTCCGCCtcgctcctccccgccgccggcgccAAGCGCCCCTTCGCCGCCGACTCCGCCCACGACGCTGCTGAGCAAGAGCAATCACTCGCGCAG GTCCAGGAGAGCGCGGTGAGCAAGAAGAACGGCCAGAGCGAGCAGCCGAAGCTGGAGTGCCCACGGTGCAGCTCCACGGACACCAAGTTCTGCTACTACAACAACTACAGCACGGCACAGCCGCGCCACTACTGCCGCACCTGCCGCCGCTACTGGTTGCTCAATTATTGGTCACTGGCAAGAAAAAACAGTGGGGAACTACGAAATGTTATCTTCATCATGAACTTACACTAG